A window of Massilia sp. NR 4-1 genomic DNA:
CATTGTCCCAGGCGAAGATCTGGCCGTTCATCGCCACGTACACGCCGGCCGGCAGGGTTTGCGCCACGGCGCAGGCAAAACCCATATTGAAGAAGGCGTCCGAGTTGTCGATCTCGTAGGGGATCATGGCGCCGGTCAGCACGATGGTCTGGCCCAGGTCGGCCGGGCCGAGTACGGCGGCGGTTTCCTTCATGGTGTCGGTGCCGTGCACGATGACGATGGCTTTTTCGGAGGCGGCGCGGCAGGCGGCCAGCACGCGTGCGCGGTCGCTGTCCTGCATATCGAGCGAATCGAGCAGGGGCAGCTGCTCCAGCTGTACGCCGACGGTGATGCGCGCGCGCGCGATGGCGGCGGGCAGGTGGCTGTCGGAGAAGCCCAGGGTGCCGTTCAGTTCATTGTAATGCTTGTCGAAAGTGCCGCCGGTGGCGATGATGCGCAAGGTCATGGTTCTGTCATCTAAAGGTTGCAAAATAGGACAATGATAGCGTGAAGCCCGCCGCCTGTGCGGCCGGGCCGCTGCAAAAAAATCTTTGCCGCCGTGCTCTGGCAAAGTGCCCCATCGTTGAGTACACTGGATTTTTTGCCAAGTTCCCGTCCCATGAAAGCGCTCGCACCCGGCACTGTGATTTTCCACCGCCATCGCGGTTATGGCGTGATCACGGCCGTCAATCTGCTGACCGGCTGGGTCGCCGCCCGTTTCGGCAGCGAGTCGCGCACACTCGACCTCAATCTGTCCACCGACGAAGTGCAATTCGCCGACGGCGAAGCGATCCTGTTCCGGCGTGCGCCGCCCGACCGCATGCCGCATGCGCGGTTGATGGCCATGGTGCGCGAACTGCACCGCGCCGGCTATCAAAAGCTCTACCTGTATTCCTGGCCCAAGCCCTCCGGCCTGCACTGGCGCTGGCATCTGTTCAGCGGCCCGCGCGACTGGATGCAGCGCTCCTGGCGCGAAGGCTGGTACGGTTCCGGCGCCGATTACAACGTTAACCCCGTGATGGGCTGGGGCGACAAGCCCGGCGCCAGCACGCACGAGCTGATCGACGCCCTGGCGCGCTTCGACCCGCAAGGCCTGGCCCAGGCCCTGGGCCGCGACGAAGACCACAGCGCCTGGTTCGAGCAGGTGTGCGAGGCCCTGCTGCCCGGCTATATGTACAGCCTCGACATGCAGCGCCCCGAGGGCGGCCCCTTGCTGGATGCGCCGGCGGTGCCCGTGGTCCCCGTGCGCGCCACGCTGCCGCCGTACAGCGGCCCCGACATCGGCTGGCCGCCCGGCTGGCAGGGTTTATGGAGCAAAGTCCACGTCCTGCCGGCCCGCCGCCCCGACTTCAGC
This region includes:
- a CDS encoding asparaginase domain-containing protein; this translates as MTLRIIATGGTFDKHYNELNGTLGFSDSHLPAAIARARITVGVQLEQLPLLDSLDMQDSDRARVLAACRAASEKAIVIVHGTDTMKETAAVLGPADLGQTIVLTGAMIPYEIDNSDAFFNMGFACAVAQTLPAGVYVAMNGQIFAWDNVQKNKAAGVFQPL